In one window of Macrobrachium nipponense isolate FS-2020 chromosome 2, ASM1510439v2, whole genome shotgun sequence DNA:
- the LOC135221573 gene encoding uncharacterized protein LOC135221573, producing MGPKKVEIHGKKRMLSLETKMEIHKEKVIMTPRSRCPIIINSATNLVNTAIPEEKDSSSCNTTLELNLKHSDDDDAESDACQNSPVISNPSALLFSPEPQTAPMSDISSMSKDEHESYHKLNANTDKEGHYTEVINDVDKNTKPRKLKKSSSLRRTLSSVSSTGSLFGSFFHHLSTSSLGQLATRLTSSSSVTVCPTEEEKEESPDTTVCNEGEMINESLSSVFREYLLSRSILTDNPVDLSVQFAENGTKNDIRGSCKPLDNVTDKPISVDNDLDVRNSQQCCVPEHGPSADSAVGSSLNTSLSDSLLFCLDGNTPASPIKTNGKENKYKDAELSETSTQDCNLKNATCAGLHSCTPESRQQSILETRQGTPIIPRDVEGTNNRANGRGIIFETSF from the coding sequence AAAGTGATCATGACACCCAGAAGCCGTTGTCCCATCATCATAAATTCAGCTACGAACCTCGTGAACACAGCCATTCCAGAAGAAAAAGACTCGTCAAGTTGCAACACAACTTTGGAACTAAACTTAAAGCACAGCGACGACGATGACGCTGAAAGCGATGCTTGTCAAAATTCCCCAGTCATTAGTAATCCCTCTGCTCTGCTGTTTTCCCCAGAACCTCAAACCGCACCAATGTCAGACATCTCAAGCATGAGCAAGGATGAACATGAAAGTTACCacaaattaaatgcaaatacAGACAAGGAAGGACACTACACAGAAGTCatcaatgatgttgataaaaaCACCAAACCCAGAAAGTTAAAGAAGTCCTCCTCGCTTCGAAGAACGTTGAGTTCGGTGAGTTCTACGGGTTCTCTCTTTGGAAGTTTCTTCCATCATCTGAGCACGTCATCGCTGGGTCAGCTGGCAACCAGGCTGACCTCCTCATCTTCAGTCACAGTCTGTCCTacagaagaggaaaaagaggaaagtCCAGACACCACAGTATGCAACGAAGGAGAAATGATTAACGAGTCGCTATCCAGTGTGTTCAGAGAGTATCTCTTGAGTCGTAGCATACTGACAGACAATCCAGTTGACTTATCTGTACAGTTTGCTGAAAATGGTACGAAAAATGACATTAGAGGCAGTTGTAAACCTCTTGATAACGTAACGGACAAACCAATTTCAGTTGACAACGACCTTGATGTCAGAAACTCTCAGCAATGTTGTGTGCCTGAACACGGCCCATCTGCTGATTCAGCCGTCGGAAGCAGCCTTAACACTAGCTTGTCCGATTCTTTACTCTTCTGTCTAGATGGAAACACCCCTGCGTCTCCCATAAAAACCaatgggaaggagaacaagtacAAAGATGCAGAACTCTCAGAAACTTCCACACAGGATTGTAATTTAAAAAATGCTACCTGCGCTGGCCTTCACTCGTGCACGCCGGAAAGTCGACAGCAGTCCATACTCGAGACCAGGCAGGGCACACCTATAATCCCTCGTGATGTCGAAGGTACAAATAATCGTGC